From the Actinomycetota bacterium genome, the window CGCCGAGGCCGACGCGCGCTTGACCCGCCGGTACTGCTCCTCCGGGACGACCGTGTAGGTCGCCGGGTCCTCGAGCCGCGCGAAGTCGTCGGCGAGCCAGCCCCCACGGCCCTCACTCTCGAGCGCCGCGACGAGACGGTCATGCACCGCCGGCAGGTGGCGCGCGTCGGCCTCGGCGTAGGTCAGCTGGCGATCGCTCAGCGGCCTTCGTGCCCAGTCCGTGAACTGCTCGCCCTTCGCCAGGGTGATGCCGAGCGCACCGTGGACGAGCGCCGCGTAGCCGACCTGCGTCGGATAGCCCGCGAGCGTGGCGGCCACCTGCGTGTCGAACACCGGCGCCGGGACCCGCCCGGTGCGCTGGAAGAAGATCTCGAGGTCCTGCGTGCCGGCGTGCAGTATCTTGACAACGTCCGGGTCGGCGAGCAGCTCGTCGAGGGGCGCGAGATCGATGCCGGGCGCCAGCGGGTCGATGAGCGCGGCCTCCTCGCGAGACGCCACCTGGACCAGGCACAGCTTCGCG encodes:
- a CDS encoding ribonuclease D; this encodes MEPVYVTDTAALRALCDRLRRSDVVGIDTEFMRERTYYAKLCLVQVASREEAALIDPLAPGIDLAPLDELLADPDVVKILHAGTQDLEIFFQRTGRVPAPVFDTQVAATLAGYPTQVGYAALVHGALGITLAKGEQFTDWARRPLSDRQLTYAEADARHLPAVHDRLVAALESEGRGGWLADDFARLEDPATYTVVPEEQYRRVKRASASA